In a single window of the uncultured Dysgonomonas sp. genome:
- the ettA gene encoding energy-dependent translational throttle protein EttA — protein MSVDDKKIIFSMMGVGKLYPPQKQVLKNIYLSFFYGAKIGIIGLNGSGKSTLLKIIAGIDKEYQGEIVSDKGFSVGYLEQDPKLDPTKTVKEIVQEGVQPIMDLLKEYEGINEKFGLPEYYEDADKMDALFARQAVLQDKIDATDAWNIDNKLERAMDALRCPPEDQLTANLSGGEARRVALCRLLLQEPDVLLLDEPTNHLDAESIDWLEQHLQQYKGTVICITHDRYFLDHVAGWILELDRGEGIPWKGNYTSWLEQKTKRMEQEEKQASKRRKTLERELEWVRMAPKARHAKGKARLNDYEKMLNADQKEREEKLEIFIPNGPRLGNKVIEAHGVTKAFGDKLLFDNLEFMLPPSGIVGIIGPNGAGKTTLFRLIQGLEKADKGTFEVGETVKIGYVDQSHAEIDPNKSVYQVISGGSEFVRVGGKDINARAYLSRFNFSGGDQEKLTGVLSGGERNRLHLALTLKSEANVLLLDEPTNDIDVNTLRALEEGLENFAGCAVVISHDRWFLDRICTHILAFEGNSEVFFFEGSYSEYEENKKARMGNVEPKRIRYRKLIN, from the coding sequence ATGTCAGTAGACGATAAAAAGATTATTTTTTCGATGATGGGCGTCGGTAAATTATACCCGCCACAAAAACAAGTATTAAAGAATATTTACCTGTCATTCTTCTATGGAGCCAAGATAGGTATTATCGGTCTTAACGGTTCGGGTAAATCCACACTGTTGAAGATTATAGCCGGAATAGATAAAGAATATCAGGGCGAAATAGTATCGGACAAAGGCTTTTCGGTAGGATACCTTGAACAGGATCCGAAACTCGATCCTACTAAAACCGTGAAGGAAATAGTGCAGGAAGGTGTACAGCCTATAATGGACTTGCTGAAAGAATATGAAGGAATTAACGAAAAATTCGGATTGCCTGAATATTATGAAGATGCCGACAAAATGGACGCTCTGTTTGCCCGTCAGGCAGTATTGCAGGATAAGATAGATGCAACTGACGCGTGGAATATAGATAATAAGCTAGAACGGGCGATGGATGCGCTCCGTTGTCCGCCCGAAGATCAATTAACTGCAAACCTTTCGGGAGGGGAAGCCCGCCGTGTGGCACTTTGCCGTTTGTTGCTTCAGGAACCGGATGTATTGCTACTCGATGAGCCTACCAACCACTTGGATGCGGAGTCTATCGATTGGTTGGAACAACATCTTCAACAGTATAAAGGTACAGTAATCTGTATCACCCACGACCGCTACTTCCTTGACCATGTTGCCGGATGGATTCTTGAACTCGACAGAGGAGAAGGTATCCCATGGAAAGGAAACTATACATCATGGCTTGAGCAGAAAACCAAGCGTATGGAGCAGGAAGAAAAGCAGGCAAGTAAGCGCCGCAAAACCCTCGAACGGGAGTTGGAGTGGGTGCGAATGGCTCCTAAAGCCCGTCATGCAAAAGGTAAAGCCCGTTTGAATGACTATGAGAAGATGCTGAATGCCGACCAGAAAGAACGGGAGGAAAAACTGGAAATATTTATTCCTAACGGCCCGCGTCTCGGTAATAAGGTAATAGAGGCACATGGCGTAACAAAGGCTTTTGGAGATAAACTTTTGTTCGATAATCTTGAATTTATGTTGCCTCCATCGGGTATTGTCGGTATTATCGGGCCAAATGGAGCCGGTAAAACTACCTTATTCCGCTTGATTCAGGGCTTGGAGAAAGCAGATAAGGGAACATTTGAGGTAGGAGAGACTGTAAAGATAGGTTATGTAGATCAGTCACATGCCGAGATAGATCCTAATAAAAGTGTTTATCAGGTTATTTCGGGAGGAAGCGAGTTTGTGCGTGTAGGAGGAAAAGATATTAATGCCCGTGCTTACCTGTCACGTTTCAACTTCTCGGGAGGAGACCAGGAAAAACTTACCGGTGTACTTTCCGGAGGGGAGCGTAATCGCCTGCATCTGGCATTGACGTTGAAGTCGGAAGCTAATGTATTGCTTCTCGATGAGCCTACTAATGATATTGACGTAAATACATTGCGTGCTTTGGAAGAAGGCTTGGAAAACTTTGCAGGATGCGCTGTTGTGATATCGCATGACCGCTGGTTCCTCGACCGTATCTGTACACATATCTTGGCTTTTGAAGGCAATTCGGAAGTATTCTTCTTTGAAGGAAGCTACAGCGAATATGAAGAGAATAAAAAGGCACGTATGGGTAATGTGGAGCCGAAACGTATCCGTTACCGTAAATTGATTAATTAA
- a CDS encoding prephenate dehydratase produces the protein MRRVAIQGGLGAYHGIAAENFFEEEVEIVPCITFRDIFTTIKKEPNTIGIMAIENTIAGSLLGNYELLKENKLPIAGEFKQRISHCLAVLPGQTIHDVKEVESHPIALMQCTNFLDTLPGVRIIEHEDTALAAKDVAEKRLHTTAAICSVRAAEIYGLDILARGIETNKHNFTRFLIFGNKWIVEEIQQSEVINKSSIVFTLPHTEGSLSKVLSVFSFYGISLTKIQSLPIVGREWEYQFYVDLKFSDLERYHQSLDAIRPLISELKTLGEYPEGRQSEL, from the coding sequence ATGAGAAGAGTTGCAATACAAGGAGGACTGGGAGCATATCACGGCATTGCCGCTGAAAATTTCTTTGAAGAAGAGGTCGAAATAGTGCCCTGCATTACGTTTCGCGATATCTTTACTACCATCAAAAAAGAGCCGAATACAATTGGTATTATGGCTATAGAAAATACCATTGCCGGGAGCCTTTTGGGTAATTATGAATTACTGAAAGAGAATAAGCTTCCTATTGCAGGTGAATTTAAGCAACGTATATCTCATTGCCTGGCGGTGCTTCCCGGGCAAACCATCCATGATGTAAAGGAAGTGGAATCGCATCCTATTGCACTGATGCAATGTACTAATTTTCTGGATACATTACCGGGGGTACGCATTATTGAACATGAGGATACGGCTTTGGCAGCAAAAGATGTTGCCGAAAAGCGTTTGCATACTACGGCTGCTATATGCAGTGTGAGAGCAGCAGAAATTTATGGACTGGATATACTGGCGAGAGGAATTGAGACGAATAAGCACAATTTTACTCGCTTTCTTATTTTTGGTAATAAATGGATTGTGGAAGAAATTCAGCAAAGTGAGGTCATAAACAAATCATCTATTGTGTTTACCCTGCCGCACACCGAAGGAAGCCTTTCGAAAGTATTGTCTGTATTTTCTTTTTATGGTATCAGTCTGACCAAGATACAGTCTTTGCCGATTGTTGGCCGGGAATGGGAATATCAGTTTTACGTAGACCTCAAATTCTCAGATTTGGAGCGTTATCACCAATCGCTGGATGCTATCCGTCCCCTGATAAGTGAGTTGAAAACACTAGGTGAATACCCGGAAGGCCGTCAGAGCGAACTTTAA
- a CDS encoding AMP-binding protein: protein MENNKFLTLIREGIVNNWERPALTDYNGETYLYKDFAKKIAQLHILFDDLEVQKGDKIAICGKNSANWAVAFFGSLTYGAVITTILHDFSGENIHTLVNHSEAKVLFADEYVWSKIDPVQMPTVEAILLIDDFSAQKSRSAKFLESCSHLEQTFNAKYPKGFSQEDVVFYDESPDELAVLNYTSGTTSNPKGVMIPYRSLWSNTRFAIDSIEFVKAGDGIVCMLPMAHMYGLAFEVLLSIAKGCHIHYLTRVPSPQIILDAFSKVNPTLVLAVPLIIEKIIQTRVFPQLKKQPVKTLIKIPFFRKKVYKKIAEKLVPVFGNKLVEVVIGGAALNKEVGAFLTDIRFPYTVGYGMTECGPLISYEYWETYKQGSCGRPVDRMNVRIESSNMETEAGEIIVKGQNVMLGYFKNEEATKQVLDSAGWLRTGDLGVMDRDGFLFIRGRSKTMILSGSGQNIYPEEIEDYFNNSPYVAESLIIEESGKLIALIYPDKDYLKAHDVKEEDYSAIFVAELKAINKRLPGYSQVVNFRLQDQEFEKTPKRSIKRFLYQK, encoded by the coding sequence ATGGAAAACAATAAATTTTTAACACTCATCCGGGAGGGAATAGTTAATAACTGGGAACGTCCCGCATTGACCGATTATAACGGAGAAACATACCTATATAAGGATTTTGCAAAAAAAATAGCACAATTACATATCTTGTTTGATGATCTTGAAGTTCAGAAAGGAGATAAAATCGCTATTTGCGGCAAGAATTCGGCTAACTGGGCTGTCGCCTTTTTCGGGTCACTTACTTATGGCGCTGTTATAACTACCATTTTGCACGATTTTAGCGGAGAAAATATTCATACACTTGTAAATCATTCCGAAGCCAAGGTTTTGTTTGCAGATGAATATGTATGGTCTAAAATAGATCCTGTGCAAATGCCGACCGTGGAGGCTATTTTGCTCATAGATGACTTTTCGGCGCAGAAATCACGCTCAGCTAAATTTTTGGAATCATGTTCTCACTTGGAGCAGACATTCAATGCTAAATATCCGAAAGGATTCTCTCAGGAAGATGTTGTGTTTTATGATGAGTCTCCGGATGAACTGGCAGTACTAAATTATACATCAGGAACCACCAGTAATCCTAAGGGAGTAATGATCCCATATCGTAGTTTATGGTCTAATACCCGTTTCGCGATAGACAGTATCGAATTTGTGAAGGCGGGTGACGGTATAGTGTGTATGTTACCTATGGCGCATATGTACGGGCTGGCCTTCGAGGTATTGCTATCCATTGCTAAAGGTTGCCATATCCATTACCTGACTCGTGTGCCTTCGCCTCAGATAATCCTGGACGCCTTTTCTAAAGTGAATCCTACGCTGGTGCTGGCTGTTCCACTTATTATAGAAAAGATAATACAGACCCGTGTTTTTCCTCAATTGAAGAAACAGCCGGTCAAGACACTGATTAAAATACCTTTCTTCAGGAAAAAAGTGTATAAGAAGATTGCAGAAAAGCTTGTGCCTGTTTTTGGCAATAAGCTGGTTGAGGTAGTTATTGGTGGAGCTGCATTGAACAAAGAAGTCGGAGCTTTCCTTACGGATATAAGGTTCCCTTACACAGTTGGTTATGGTATGACCGAATGTGGTCCGCTTATTTCCTATGAATATTGGGAAACATATAAACAAGGATCGTGTGGCCGCCCTGTCGACCGCATGAATGTGCGGATAGAATCATCTAATATGGAAACCGAAGCCGGGGAAATAATAGTGAAGGGACAGAATGTGATGCTTGGTTATTTTAAGAATGAAGAAGCAACAAAACAAGTCCTGGACAGTGCGGGATGGTTGCGTACCGGGGATTTGGGTGTGATGGACCGTGATGGATTCCTGTTTATTCGAGGACGTAGTAAGACTATGATACTCAGTGGATCGGGGCAGAATATCTATCCGGAAGAGATAGAAGACTATTTCAATAATTCTCCTTATGTTGCAGAATCACTTATAATTGAGGAAAGTGGCAAGCTGATCGCTCTTATTTATCCTGATAAAGATTATTTGAAGGCGCATGATGTGAAAGAAGAGGATTATTCTGCTATTTTTGTGGCTGAATTGAAAGCGATAAACAAACGCCTGCCGGGATATAGTCAGGTAGTGAATTTCAGATTGCAGGATCAGGAATTTGAAAAGACGCCGAAGAGGAGTATAAAGCGGTTTTTGTATCAGAAGTAA
- a CDS encoding aspartate aminotransferase family protein — translation MKLFDVFPLFDINVVEGKGCYVYDDKGNEYLDLYGGHAVISVGHTHPYYVAKLTEQLNKLGFYSNSVVNKLQQELAQKMGEQCGYPDYFLFLVNSGAEANENAIKLASFHNGRKKVLSFKKAFHGRTSVTVATTDIPAYSAPVNQSDNVVFAPFNDIEFVKKELATKEYCSVIIEGIQGVAGIQIPYDDFLKELRDVCTETGTILILDEIQSGYGRSGKFFAHEYANIEADLITVAKGIGNGFPMSGVLINPMFKAVYGQLGTTFGGNHLACAAAIAVLDIMKNEKLVENAYNVGEFLMEELRKFPQIKEVRGRGLMIGMEFEEPIKEKRTKLLFEEKVFTGATGTHVFRLLPPLCLTIEQAKEFLERFKKVL, via the coding sequence ATGAAATTATTCGATGTATTTCCACTATTCGATATCAATGTCGTGGAAGGTAAAGGATGTTATGTGTATGACGATAAGGGTAATGAATACTTAGACCTTTACGGAGGCCATGCTGTAATATCGGTGGGGCATACACATCCTTACTATGTAGCTAAGCTTACAGAACAGTTGAATAAACTCGGGTTCTATTCCAATTCTGTAGTGAATAAGCTGCAACAGGAGCTGGCGCAAAAGATGGGAGAACAATGCGGTTACCCTGACTATTTTCTGTTCCTTGTAAACTCAGGCGCAGAAGCAAACGAGAATGCTATAAAACTGGCTTCGTTCCACAATGGACGCAAGAAAGTACTCTCATTTAAGAAAGCGTTTCACGGACGTACTTCGGTTACCGTTGCCACAACAGATATCCCTGCATATTCAGCTCCGGTAAACCAATCGGATAATGTAGTGTTCGCTCCGTTTAATGATATTGAATTTGTAAAGAAGGAATTGGCCACAAAAGAATATTGCTCTGTTATTATAGAAGGTATTCAGGGTGTTGCAGGCATACAGATACCATACGATGATTTTCTGAAAGAACTTCGCGATGTTTGTACCGAAACAGGAACTATCCTGATTCTGGACGAGATACAATCGGGCTATGGCCGCAGCGGTAAATTTTTCGCCCATGAGTATGCCAATATAGAAGCAGATTTGATAACAGTAGCTAAAGGTATAGGTAATGGTTTCCCAATGTCGGGAGTCCTGATTAATCCGATGTTTAAGGCTGTATACGGACAATTGGGAACTACATTCGGGGGGAATCATCTGGCTTGTGCGGCAGCTATCGCTGTACTTGATATAATGAAGAATGAGAAGCTTGTAGAAAACGCTTACAATGTCGGCGAATTCCTGATGGAAGAACTTCGGAAATTCCCTCAGATAAAAGAAGTACGCGGACGCGGGCTTATGATAGGTATGGAGTTTGAGGAGCCTATAAAAGAAAAACGGACGAAGCTTTTATTTGAAGAAAAAGTCTTTACAGGAGCAACAGGTACACATGTATTCCGCTTATTGCCTCCGCTCTGTCTTACTATAGAACAAGCGAAAGAGTTCTTGGAAAGATTTAAAAAAGTGCTCTGA
- a CDS encoding GH25 family lysozyme has protein sequence MKVKVALYSLIVLAMIVFICAGVYVAFMNGYIRLNYPSFKDYPVQGIDVSHHQQEIDWARLDKEKVQFAFIKATEGGNHKDSMFQLNWREARQNKILSGAYHFFTFCKDGEEQARNYIHYVPRDSIDLPPIIDLEYGGNCSPANRKEDLIAEIANYFEIIEDHYQRKVIIYTTNEFYKNYLQHQFPDNPIWIRDIIAKPNLPDGRDWLFWQFSNRGRIDGIDTPVDLNAFNGSREEFEKLLNKKTVESE, from the coding sequence ATGAAAGTAAAAGTTGCCCTGTACTCCCTTATTGTATTAGCTATGATTGTTTTTATCTGTGCCGGGGTATACGTGGCGTTTATGAATGGATACATCCGCTTGAATTATCCGTCCTTCAAAGATTACCCTGTACAGGGAATTGATGTTTCGCATCACCAGCAAGAGATAGACTGGGCAAGGCTGGATAAGGAAAAGGTTCAGTTTGCCTTTATCAAAGCTACAGAAGGAGGCAATCATAAAGATTCCATGTTTCAACTTAACTGGCGCGAAGCCCGTCAGAATAAGATACTGTCGGGAGCTTACCATTTCTTTACTTTTTGTAAAGACGGAGAAGAGCAAGCCCGGAATTATATACACTATGTCCCTCGTGATAGTATAGATTTACCACCTATTATTGACCTGGAGTATGGTGGCAACTGTAGCCCTGCAAACCGGAAGGAGGATCTGATCGCTGAAATAGCCAACTACTTTGAGATTATAGAAGACCATTATCAGCGCAAGGTGATTATTTATACTACAAATGAATTCTATAAGAATTACCTGCAACACCAATTCCCCGATAATCCGATCTGGATACGTGATATTATCGCAAAACCCAATTTACCCGATGGCCGTGACTGGCTATTCTGGCAATTCTCGAACCGGGGGCGGATAGACGGCATAGATACTCCGGTCGACCTGAATGCTTTCAATGGAAGCCGCGAGGAATTCGAGAAGCTTTTAAACAAAAAGACGGTCGAAAGCGAATAA
- a CDS encoding cupin domain-containing protein, protein MKDIKRISENENYTAINIGRLEDLNEYSLIHPKNKQEITGKVFLKEATDATGTEISFQMLPPKTDLTYFHIHRQNEETYIVLKGFGDFQVDDDCFPITEGSVVRVSPAGKRCLRNSSDETMIYMVIQSKEDSLAQYSSADGERVLYDPKWK, encoded by the coding sequence ATGAAAGACATAAAGCGAATATCAGAAAATGAAAATTACACGGCAATTAATATCGGCCGTTTGGAAGACCTGAATGAATATTCTCTGATCCACCCCAAGAATAAACAGGAAATAACTGGCAAAGTTTTCCTGAAAGAGGCTACAGATGCGACAGGTACCGAAATCTCATTTCAGATGCTACCCCCAAAAACAGATCTTACCTATTTTCATATCCATAGACAAAATGAAGAGACCTATATCGTATTAAAGGGTTTCGGCGATTTTCAGGTAGATGATGATTGCTTTCCCATAACAGAAGGCAGCGTGGTGAGAGTATCACCGGCAGGAAAGCGATGCCTGCGTAATTCTTCTGATGAAACAATGATTTATATGGTTATTCAATCGAAAGAAGATTCTTTGGCTCAGTACAGTTCTGCTGATGGGGAGCGGGTTCTTTACGATCCTAAATGGAAATAG
- a CDS encoding DUF2752 domain-containing protein, which translates to MKKYILLISAILFPIVIIVVYYAIYNMAGDNALCTFKAATGLECPGCGGQRALHFLLHGNILEALRYNIFFIVAGPFLAYFYYLAVRVYILGQEKYLKSFVFKPWFGYTLLITVILFFILRNIPFWPFTYLAPPP; encoded by the coding sequence ATGAAGAAGTATATACTGCTTATATCAGCAATTCTATTTCCAATCGTTATTATAGTCGTCTACTATGCAATCTATAATATGGCTGGAGATAATGCACTCTGTACATTCAAAGCAGCCACCGGACTAGAATGTCCCGGATGCGGCGGGCAACGGGCTTTGCATTTCCTGCTGCATGGCAATATATTGGAGGCTTTGCGCTATAACATCTTCTTCATCGTGGCAGGGCCATTTCTGGCATACTTCTACTATCTGGCTGTAAGGGTTTATATACTCGGACAGGAAAAGTATCTGAAAAGCTTTGTATTCAAACCCTGGTTCGGATACACACTTCTGATCACAGTTATCCTGTTTTTCATCCTGAGGAATATCCCTTTCTGGCCGTTTACCTATCTGGCTCCTCCCCCTTAA
- a CDS encoding aminotransferase class I/II-fold pyridoxal phosphate-dependent enzyme, with translation MNIIPADRLNTVQEYYFSTKLREVAEMNAAGKNVISLGIGSPDLPPSEETVRALNESAAKNDAHGYQPHVGIPQLRDAFATWYKRWYDVTIDPAKEIQPLIGSKEGILHISLAFLNPGDGVLVPNPGYPTYTSVSKMAGAKIHTYDLDENNNWQPDFEALEKMDLSGVKLMWVNYPNMPTGANGSLNLFEKLVAFGRKHGIVIAHDNPYSLILNENPLSIMQVEGAKEICIELNSMSKSHNMPGWRIGLVVSNPQFIGWILKVLSNIESGILKPMQMATIAALNNSDEWHRKNNIELYANRRKYAAAIMDELDCTYDENQVGMFLWGKIPAKYKSSGELADKILYDARVFLTPGFIFGSNGERYIRISLCCNEPMLKEALERIKKLQS, from the coding sequence ATGAATATAATACCCGCCGACCGCCTGAACACAGTACAGGAATACTATTTCTCCACCAAATTGAGGGAAGTAGCGGAAATGAATGCCGCAGGTAAGAATGTGATCAGTCTTGGCATTGGCAGTCCCGATCTGCCTCCTTCCGAAGAGACAGTAAGGGCTCTGAATGAATCCGCAGCGAAAAACGACGCACACGGCTATCAGCCGCATGTGGGTATTCCTCAGTTGCGTGATGCTTTTGCTACATGGTATAAACGTTGGTATGACGTGACGATTGATCCGGCAAAGGAGATACAGCCGTTAATAGGCTCAAAAGAAGGCATTCTTCACATCTCTCTGGCGTTTCTCAATCCCGGAGATGGGGTCTTGGTACCAAATCCCGGTTATCCTACATACACATCTGTAAGTAAGATGGCAGGCGCGAAGATTCATACATACGATCTGGATGAAAATAACAACTGGCAGCCCGATTTTGAAGCATTGGAAAAAATGGATTTATCCGGTGTAAAGCTGATGTGGGTTAATTATCCGAATATGCCGACAGGAGCGAACGGTTCGTTAAACCTGTTCGAAAAGTTGGTTGCATTTGGCAGGAAGCATGGTATCGTTATCGCCCATGATAATCCGTATAGTCTCATATTGAACGAGAATCCGCTTAGTATCATGCAAGTGGAGGGTGCAAAAGAGATTTGTATAGAGTTGAATTCTATGAGTAAGTCGCATAATATGCCCGGATGGCGTATCGGTCTGGTTGTTTCCAATCCGCAGTTTATAGGATGGATACTCAAAGTCCTAAGCAACATCGAAAGCGGTATTCTAAAGCCTATGCAAATGGCTACTATTGCCGCATTGAATAATTCGGATGAATGGCATAGGAAAAACAATATAGAATTATATGCAAACCGTCGTAAATACGCAGCTGCCATAATGGATGAACTGGACTGCACATATGATGAGAATCAGGTGGGTATGTTTCTTTGGGGAAAAATACCTGCGAAGTATAAAAGCAGCGGGGAACTGGCAGATAAAATCTTATACGATGCCAGAGTATTCCTAACCCCCGGGTTTATATTTGGGAGCAACGGCGAAAGGTATATCCGTATATCGCTTTGCTGCAATGAACCTATGCTAAAAGAGGCTTTGGAAAGAATAAAGAAATTACAATCATAA
- a CDS encoding bifunctional 3-deoxy-7-phosphoheptulonate synthase/chorismate mutase type II: protein MELESILLPGVDPERPLVIAGPCSAETEDQVMSAAKQLAADGIKIMRAGIWKPRTKPGGFEGVGSEGLAWLKKVKQETGMYVSTEVATQKHVYEALKYGVDMLWIGARTTANPFAVQEIAEALQGVDIPVLVKNPVNPDLELWIGALERLSNVGLTKLGAIHRGFSSYDKKIYRNLPQWHIPIELKRRYPDLPIICDPSHIGGKRDLIQPLSQQAMDLNFEGLIIETHCDPDNAWSDASQQVTPSRLKEILSALVIRDGKQSTEDLSVLRRQIDEIDDQLLELLAKRMRISCEIGTFKKEHNMTIVQTDRYDEILSKRISQAEGMGMNPEFMRVVLEAIHEESVRQQIDILNK from the coding sequence ATGGAATTAGAATCAATCTTACTACCGGGAGTTGACCCGGAACGTCCTTTGGTAATTGCCGGCCCATGTAGCGCCGAAACAGAAGACCAAGTAATGAGTGCGGCAAAACAATTGGCAGCTGATGGTATCAAAATTATGCGTGCAGGCATCTGGAAACCCCGTACAAAACCCGGAGGATTTGAAGGTGTAGGTAGTGAAGGTCTTGCCTGGTTGAAAAAAGTAAAGCAGGAAACAGGAATGTATGTCTCAACGGAAGTTGCTACGCAGAAGCATGTATATGAAGCATTGAAGTACGGCGTAGATATGCTCTGGATAGGAGCCCGTACCACGGCTAATCCGTTTGCCGTACAGGAGATTGCTGAAGCCTTGCAAGGTGTGGATATACCTGTATTGGTGAAGAATCCGGTAAATCCCGATTTGGAATTATGGATAGGGGCTCTCGAACGCTTAAGTAATGTAGGGTTGACTAAACTGGGTGCGATCCATCGTGGATTCAGTTCGTATGATAAAAAGATCTACCGTAATCTTCCTCAATGGCATATCCCTATCGAACTGAAACGCCGTTACCCTGATTTGCCTATTATTTGCGACCCTAGCCATATCGGAGGTAAGCGCGATCTGATTCAGCCTCTTTCACAACAGGCCATGGATTTGAATTTCGAAGGGTTGATTATTGAAACACATTGCGATCCTGATAATGCATGGAGCGATGCTTCGCAACAAGTAACACCATCGAGATTGAAAGAGATTCTTTCGGCTTTGGTTATCCGAGATGGTAAGCAGTCGACAGAAGACTTGTCGGTATTGCGCAGACAGATAGACGAAATAGACGATCAGTTACTTGAATTATTGGCTAAACGTATGCGTATTTCTTGCGAAATAGGGACCTTCAAGAAGGAACATAATATGACCATTGTACAGACTGACCGCTATGATGAAATACTAAGCAAACGTATTTCCCAGGCAGAAGGTATGGGTATGAATCCGGAATTTATGCGTGTGGTTTTGGAAGCGATTCATGAGGAGTCTGTAAGACAGCAAATAGATATTCTGAATAAATAA
- a CDS encoding CD225/dispanin family protein, whose translation MTEFSNQGYQEPAQQANSWDNPTKPPRPNNNLILAIIATVVSLITCCGWVSCIGFVLGIIAIVFSTQVDSKYFAGDYAGAESAAKNAKLLSFIALGTVAISAILIIISIVSAGGIASMIEQYQDIMDQYGA comes from the coding sequence ATGACAGAATTTAGCAACCAAGGTTATCAAGAACCTGCTCAACAAGCTAACAGTTGGGACAACCCTACTAAACCACCAAGACCAAATAATAATTTGATTTTAGCTATCATCGCTACAGTTGTAAGTTTGATAACCTGCTGCGGCTGGGTCAGTTGTATAGGCTTTGTCCTTGGTATTATCGCCATAGTATTCTCCACTCAGGTAGATTCCAAATATTTTGCCGGAGATTATGCCGGAGCAGAGAGCGCAGCCAAGAATGCTAAATTATTGTCATTTATAGCTCTCGGAACAGTAGCTATTTCTGCTATTCTGATTATTATTTCCATTGTATCAGCCGGTGGTATTGCTTCTATGATAGAACAATATCAGGATATCATGGATCAGTACGGAGCTTAA